A genomic stretch from Musa acuminata AAA Group cultivar baxijiao unplaced genomic scaffold, Cavendish_Baxijiao_AAA HiC_scaffold_1138, whole genome shotgun sequence includes:
- the LOC103973040 gene encoding protein IQ-domain 26-like, with translation MGRATRWLRNLWGGDKENKETKDCSSYGGEARTEKKRWSFRKSRSSGDVAPGQNASTAAAIEAAWFKCFYAESEKEHSKHAIAVAAATAAAADAAVAMARLTSHGAGARDQLAAVKIQTAFRGFLARKALRALRALVKLQALVRGYLVRKQAAKTLHSMQALVRAQATVRAQRARNLRPEIRHRRSLERSKDLMSSFQRWRLPTSLDSTIIDRSPKMVEIDASYPKKLSSSRPTATSFTDPADDIPLRGFSSQIPARISVPSRRNFEENDWYCINGDRCRCSVTAQSTPRYVNLSCDVAATPVLRQSLSVSNSPTYMAKTQSSKAKLRSQSAAKQPPDPAETRRRQPLSEVNVEARANVAGIATKKPRPQAQEAFNFKKAVIGRLDRSSELMTKEADREAYSHRRW, from the exons ATGGGTCGGGCGACTCGGTGGCTGCGGAACCTTTGGGGCGGCGACAAGGAGAACAAGGAGACGAAGGACTGCTCCAGTTACGGTGGCGAGGCTAGGACGGAGAAGAAAAGATGGAGCTTTAGGAAGTCAAGGAGCTCCGGCGATGTAGCGCCGGGCCAGAACGCTTCCACGGCGGCGGCAATCGAAGCGGCGTGGTTCAAGTGTTTCTATGCTGAAAGCGAGAAGGAGCACAGCAAGCACGCCATCGCCGTGGCCGCGGCCACAGCTGCTGCGGCCGATGCAGCGGTGGCCATGGCGCGGCTCACCAGCCATGGAGCGGGCGCTCGCGATCAGCTGGCGGCGGTGAAGATCCAAACTGCATTCAGAGGCTTCTTG GCGAGGAAAGCACTCAGAGCTCTCAGAGCACTTGTCAAATTGCAAGCACTGGTTCGAGGATATCTTGTTCGCAAGCAAGCCGCCAAGACTCTTCACAGCATGCAAGCTCTGGTGAGAGCTCAGGCCACCGTCCGAGCTCAAAGAGCTCGAAACCTTCGACCGGAAATCCGCCATCGGAGATCCTTA GAGAGGTCGAAAGATCTCATGTCGTCGTTCCAGAGATGGAGGCTCCCGACAAGCCTCGATAGCACCATCATCGACAGGAGCCCAAAGATGGTCGAGATCGATGCGTCCTACCCGAAGAAGCTGAGTTCTTCTCGCCCGACTGCTACCTCTTTCACAGATCCAGCAGACGACATACCTTTGCGTGGATTCTCCTCTCAGATTCCAGCACGAATCTCTGTACCCAGCCGGCGAAACTTCGAAGAGAACGACTGGTACTGCATCAACGGCGACAGGTGCCGGTGCTCAGTCACCGCACAGAGCACACCCAGATACGTGAATTTGTCCTGCGATGTAGCTGCGACTCCCGTGCTCCGGCAATCGTTGAGCGTATCGAACTCTCCCACCTACATGGCGAAGACGCAGTCATCCAAGGCAAAGCTAAGGTCACAGAGCGCCGCAAAGCAGCCGCCGGATCCGGCAGAGACGAGGAGGAGGCAGCCGTTGAGTGAGGTAAACGTGGAGGCCAGGGCTAATGTAGCTGGCATCGCAACGAAGAAGCCACGCCCTCAAGCTCAAGAGGCTTTCAACTTCAAGAAAGCAGTGATCGGGAGGCTCGATAGGTCCTCGGAGCTGATGACGAAGGAAGCAGACAGGGAGGCTTACTCCCACAGAAGGTGGTAA